The nucleotide sequence ACCCTGGGTTCTCACGCCTTCTTCTGAATGAGCTCGACGAACTCTCCGACGTTCTTTAGTCCGCCGATCTCAGATGCGGAAAATTTGACGCCAAACGATTTCGAGACCGCTAGAACGAGACGAATGTGAGACAGGCTATCCCAGCCGTCAACATCATCGGCCGTGGTCGCCGCGGTCAGAGCGAGGTCGTCCTCATCGAACACGTCGCGGAAGACTGATGTGAGCTTGGTGTAGATGTGAGCTTGATCCATAAGTGATATTCTTCCTTCGACTCTCAAGCATCGACGGTCGTGGTAACTCAATGATCGGACGATGCTGCCGTCGCTGGTTCGGTTGCGCGGGATGAAATATGTGGCTTGGCAGTCGCTTCATGACAAGCAAAAGAGCTCAAGACGTCAGCTAATCTGTCCGACCACACGTTGGCCAGATGTCGCTTTGCATGCACTTCATCAGAGTAATCCAAATCTCCGTCAAGGTCGCTCATTGACATTGAAATGAAGTTTGATCGTTCCTTGAATTGGCCCGACAATTCCTGCAACTTTTGCTCGTAGCCAAGCTGATACGGGCTTGCATCGCGGTGCCACGCGGGAATCGGAAGGTCGACGAGCACAACGCGCTCTCCCGAATCCAGCAATGACGCAATCGTGTTCTTGAGCAGACTGAGCTGAGTTTCGGAAATTGCGCTGTTGAACCCCATGTTCTCCTGCCAATACTCCAGGGCCTTCTTTTTGTCCTGTTCCGACATCACCGCGACTTCGCGTTCAGTCTCGGTCCGCTGTGCGGACCGGC is from Bradyrhizobium xenonodulans and encodes:
- a CDS encoding acyl carrier protein → MDQAHIYTKLTSVFRDVFDEDDLALTAATTADDVDGWDSLSHIRLVLAVSKSFGVKFSASEIGGLKNVGEFVELIQKKA